CGGGGCTTCCGGAATTTTTACGCCCTGCATAACTACCCCGGCTGATATAACTGCAGCTGTAAACGCTACTACTTTGCCTGTTAACGTAATGTGCATGCCGCAACTCCCCGGCTTTGATGAGCTGGCTAACCTGGGCGTAAAAAGGATTAGCATGGGTGGCTTTCTTTTCAGCAAGCTTTATGAAGATGCCGGGAAAGCAGCCACACAAATTTTTAACGATAAGGGCTTCGGTTCTCTGTTTTCCTGATTAAACCGGCATTTACAGAGTCGTGATTATACCTCTCTACATTCAAAAAAATCATCCAAAACAAAAAAAATAAAAATGAACTTACCAAAAACAGCACAGGAAGCACACGCAAGTTTAGCGGCGGCATTTAACACTAAAAACCTGCAAACCGTATTAAGTATGTATGATACCGAAGGGATCATGTTTCCCGAACCGGAAAAAACAGTAAGCGGTAAAGCCGGATGGACCGAAGCTATAACCGGAATATTAGCCATTCCCGGCACCATGCAAATTAAAACCGTTTATTGTGTGCAAACCGGTGATGTTGCCCTTGGCCGATCTGAATGGAGTATTACCGATGGTGGTGAGGTTAAAGTTGCCGCTAAAGGCATCGAAGTAATGAAACAACAAGCGGATGGTGGTTGGAAAATTATTATTGACCATGCCTTTGGGGCCGAGAGTGTACTTAAAGCTCATTGAAGCATCATTTTAATAGCAGACCGAATTTACCTTTCGGTCTGCTTATCAAGCTTACTTAAAAATGCTTCGGCATT
The sequence above is a segment of the Mucilaginibacter celer genome. Coding sequences within it:
- a CDS encoding YybH family protein; its protein translation is MNLPKTAQEAHASLAAAFNTKNLQTVLSMYDTEGIMFPEPEKTVSGKAGWTEAITGILAIPGTMQIKTVYCVQTGDVALGRSEWSITDGGEVKVAAKGIEVMKQQADGGWKIIIDHAFGAESVLKAH